A genomic window from Arthrobacter sp. FW305-BF8 includes:
- a CDS encoding LacI family DNA-binding transcriptional regulator, translating into MSEQQRRPTLVDVAHAAGVSRALVSIVMRGAPGAAVATRQKVLDAARELGYRPDSRARLLRSTRTKLLGLSFSTGHAFHAEIVDAAYAEASAKGYELALGGVTSGRPEDRTIEALLDFGSEALILISPTLSSDELARYAGQVPVVSLLRNDVGELTDSVSSDDDEGIRMAVEHLVSLGHRRIVHVDGGTAVSAEPRRSAFRAEMERRGLEPAIIAGGAMEEDGMTAGNALGPDMPTAVIAFNDRSALGLIESLRAQGLKVPADVSVLGYDDSQFARLSYVQLSSISQDAPLLAAAAVDRAVARIEGTQPPGHVVRTPHLVARRTTAAPAAGG; encoded by the coding sequence ATGTCTGAACAGCAACGGCGCCCCACCCTCGTGGACGTAGCCCACGCGGCCGGCGTATCGCGGGCCCTGGTTTCCATCGTGATGCGCGGCGCCCCCGGCGCAGCCGTTGCCACAAGGCAGAAAGTGCTGGACGCCGCACGCGAACTCGGCTACCGGCCCGACAGCCGTGCCCGGCTGCTGCGCAGCACCCGGACCAAACTCCTGGGCCTCAGCTTCTCGACGGGCCACGCGTTTCACGCCGAAATTGTGGACGCCGCGTACGCCGAGGCCAGCGCCAAGGGCTACGAACTCGCACTGGGCGGTGTCACCAGTGGCAGGCCAGAGGACCGGACCATCGAGGCCCTGCTGGATTTCGGGTCCGAGGCGCTGATCCTGATCTCGCCCACGCTCAGTAGCGACGAACTGGCCCGGTACGCCGGCCAGGTGCCGGTGGTGAGCCTGCTCCGCAACGACGTCGGCGAACTCACCGATTCGGTGAGCAGTGACGATGACGAGGGCATCCGGATGGCGGTGGAACACCTTGTGTCCCTGGGGCACCGGCGGATCGTCCATGTAGACGGCGGCACCGCGGTCTCCGCCGAACCGCGCCGGTCCGCCTTCCGGGCGGAGATGGAACGCCGCGGCCTGGAGCCGGCCATCATTGCTGGCGGTGCAATGGAGGAAGACGGAATGACTGCCGGCAATGCCCTCGGCCCGGACATGCCGACGGCCGTCATTGCCTTCAACGACAGGTCAGCCCTGGGACTCATCGAGAGTCTCCGGGCGCAGGGCCTGAAGGTCCCGGCAGATGTGTCAGTGCTGGGCTACGACGACAGCCAGTTCGCGCGGCTCAGCTATGTGCAGCTGTCTTCGATCAGCCAGGACGCTCCGCTTCTTGCGGCAGCAGCCGTGGACCGCGCCGTGGCCCGGATTGAGGGAACGCAGCCGCCCGGGCATGTTGTCCGGACCCCGCACCTGGTTGCGCGCAGGACCACGGCGGCCCCCGCCGCCGGCGGGTAG
- a CDS encoding MarR family winged helix-turn-helix transcriptional regulator, whose translation MPDMDRWPTGRLLSTAARLVEHSWNEKLGAIGLTHAGVIAIEVLYNSGPMTQAQLAQLVRVQAQTMGKTLSRLESHGHIVRQRSTSDRRSHVVSLTERGTEAVMAAADMERSVLAAASIDPDRLRQELQAVVRELAKRFASPETNAIVAGADAGLTVEANS comes from the coding sequence ATGCCTGATATGGATCGCTGGCCCACAGGGCGTCTCTTGTCCACGGCGGCCCGCCTCGTAGAGCACTCCTGGAACGAGAAGCTGGGTGCCATTGGCCTGACCCATGCCGGCGTCATCGCCATCGAGGTGCTCTACAACAGCGGTCCCATGACGCAGGCGCAGCTTGCCCAGCTTGTGCGGGTGCAGGCCCAGACCATGGGCAAGACGCTGAGCCGCCTCGAGTCGCACGGGCACATCGTGCGCCAGCGCAGCACGTCGGACCGGCGCAGCCACGTCGTATCGCTGACGGAGCGTGGCACCGAAGCCGTCATGGCTGCAGCAGACATGGAGCGGTCGGTCCTGGCCGCGGCCTCCATCGACCCGGACCGGCTCCGCCAGGAACTCCAGGCCGTGGTCCGGGAGCTGGCCAAGCGCTTCGCATCGCCTGAGACCAACGCCATCGTGGCCGGAGCTGACGCCGGGCTGACCGTCGAGGCAAATTCCTAG
- the bcp gene encoding thioredoxin-dependent thiol peroxidase, whose amino-acid sequence MAEKLTAGDTAPGFTLKDATGADVSLSDFRGRNTIVYFYPAAATPGCTKQACDFRDSLASLQAAGYEVLGISPDPVGKLASFSDAEGLTFPLLSDEDHAVAEAYAAWGEKKNYGRTYEGLIRSTVVVDEDGKVAVAQYNVRATGHVAKLRKDLKLEEVGQPGA is encoded by the coding sequence TTGGCTGAAAAACTTACGGCGGGCGACACTGCCCCCGGCTTCACACTGAAGGACGCAACGGGAGCAGACGTCAGCCTCAGCGACTTCCGCGGCCGGAACACCATCGTTTATTTCTACCCGGCCGCCGCCACGCCCGGATGCACCAAACAGGCCTGCGACTTCCGGGACAGCCTGGCATCCCTTCAGGCTGCCGGCTACGAAGTGCTGGGGATCTCACCCGACCCGGTGGGCAAGCTGGCCAGCTTTTCCGACGCCGAGGGCCTCACCTTTCCCCTCCTGTCGGACGAAGACCACGCCGTTGCCGAGGCATACGCCGCGTGGGGCGAGAAGAAGAACTACGGCCGGACTTACGAGGGCCTCATCCGTTCCACCGTGGTGGTGGACGAGGACGGCAAAGTCGCTGTGGCCCAGTACAACGTCCGGGCCACCGGGCACGTCGCCAAGCTGCGCAAGGACCTGAAGCTCGAAGAGGTCGGTCAACCCGGCGCCTAA
- a CDS encoding fasciclin domain-containing protein, whose amino-acid sequence MQSFKRSTFTVAGIAAAALLSLTACGGSAGTTSSSSAAAEPSASSMAPSPSETATAAMDPAANLAGPGCTDYAKQVPSGKGSVAGMALDPVAVAASNNPLLKTLTAAVSGKLNPKVNLVDTLNGSEFTVFAPVDDAFAKVDAATIETLKKDDALLSKILTYHVVPGQVTPDKIVGTHKTVQGGSVTVTGTKDALKVDGANVICGGVQTANATVYLVDSVLMPK is encoded by the coding sequence ATGCAGTCTTTCAAGCGCTCAACCTTCACCGTCGCAGGCATTGCAGCCGCAGCCCTGCTGAGCCTCACCGCATGCGGCGGCTCCGCAGGCACGACCAGCAGCTCGTCGGCCGCCGCCGAGCCGTCTGCTTCCAGCATGGCGCCGTCACCGTCAGAGACCGCGACGGCGGCCATGGATCCGGCGGCCAACCTCGCTGGTCCGGGTTGTACCGACTACGCCAAGCAGGTCCCCAGCGGCAAGGGTTCCGTCGCAGGCATGGCCCTGGACCCCGTGGCCGTCGCAGCCTCGAACAACCCGTTGCTGAAGACCCTGACAGCCGCTGTCTCCGGCAAGCTGAACCCCAAGGTCAACCTCGTCGACACCCTGAACGGCAGCGAGTTCACGGTGTTCGCGCCCGTTGACGATGCTTTCGCCAAAGTGGATGCCGCAACGATCGAGACCCTCAAGAAGGACGATGCCCTGCTGAGCAAGATCCTCACGTACCACGTGGTCCCCGGCCAGGTCACCCCGGACAAGATCGTGGGCACGCACAAGACCGTGCAGGGCGGATCGGTAACCGTGACCGGGACCAAGGATGCCCTCAAGGTGGACGGCGCCAACGTGATCTGCGGCGGCGTCCAGACGGCGAACGCCACCGTTTACCTCGTGGACTCGGTGCTGATGCCCAAGTAG
- a CDS encoding ABC transporter substrate-binding protein has protein sequence MPSSSIPRRTALKTGAVLLGLSLTSCTSEAQPTPSSAAASTTTAAAAPSETFTFGTASQPLGLDPALANDVESQRVTRQILEGLVGVDQTTGEPTPLLATQWTESPDGQAYTFTLRPGIRFHDGSPFNADAVCTNFDRWFNFSEALRKQAPGTTFKGVFKEHADHPELSVFKSCTALSALRVRISLTERFTGFLQALTLPAFAISSPKALAAGKADQPSLRRGSQALSAYATHPVGTGPFRFSAWDSAGVTLTDNKEYWGTRGQIATLKFVTYDHPQTRLQALLDGRIDGYDSVTVGNFDQLVKRGKQIIQRDPFSVMYLGMNQAIPVLKDLKVRQAIELAIDKDTLIRRFFIDNTAQASQFVPPKLSGFNNNAPALGYDPRKAKELLAEAGYKGQALKFYYPMNVTRPYLPTPEKVYAEISRQLTAVGLNIQPVPVDWTDGYLQKVQNPGDHALHLLGWNGSYSDADNFLAPLFGEKNGEFGYQDPQVFSKIDRARGLPDGQERTQQYQTINAQIAESLPAVPIAFPISALALSDRVISYPASPVLNEVFTKVQLRP, from the coding sequence GTGCCCAGCAGCAGTATCCCGCGCCGTACGGCCCTCAAGACCGGCGCCGTCCTTCTGGGCCTGTCGCTCACTTCCTGCACGAGCGAAGCCCAGCCCACGCCGTCGTCCGCTGCGGCAAGCACCACGACGGCAGCCGCTGCCCCTTCAGAAACCTTCACGTTCGGCACGGCCTCGCAGCCTCTGGGCCTGGACCCCGCCCTGGCCAACGACGTCGAATCGCAGCGGGTCACCCGGCAGATCCTGGAAGGGCTGGTGGGCGTCGACCAAACGACGGGCGAGCCTACGCCACTGCTGGCAACGCAGTGGACGGAATCGCCGGACGGCCAGGCCTATACCTTCACCCTCCGCCCAGGCATCAGGTTTCACGACGGTTCCCCTTTCAACGCCGACGCCGTCTGCACCAACTTCGACCGCTGGTTCAACTTTTCCGAGGCCCTTCGGAAGCAGGCTCCGGGAACCACCTTCAAAGGGGTCTTCAAGGAGCACGCCGACCATCCGGAGCTGTCCGTTTTCAAATCCTGCACCGCCCTGTCGGCGCTGCGCGTGCGGATCAGCCTCACGGAACGCTTCACCGGGTTCCTGCAGGCCCTGACGCTTCCCGCGTTTGCCATCTCCTCCCCCAAGGCACTCGCCGCCGGGAAGGCCGATCAGCCCAGCCTGCGGCGCGGCAGCCAGGCACTTTCCGCTTACGCCACCCATCCCGTGGGCACCGGACCCTTCCGCTTCTCCGCCTGGGACAGCGCGGGGGTCACACTCACGGACAACAAGGAGTACTGGGGCACCCGGGGACAGATCGCCACGCTCAAATTCGTCACCTATGACCACCCGCAGACGCGGCTGCAAGCCCTGCTGGACGGCAGGATCGACGGCTATGACTCCGTGACGGTGGGAAACTTCGACCAGCTGGTCAAGCGCGGCAAGCAGATCATCCAGCGGGACCCGTTCTCGGTGATGTATCTCGGCATGAACCAGGCAATTCCGGTACTGAAGGACCTCAAGGTCCGCCAGGCCATCGAGCTGGCCATCGACAAGGACACGCTGATCAGGCGCTTCTTCATCGACAACACCGCCCAGGCTTCGCAGTTCGTTCCGCCCAAGCTGAGCGGGTTCAACAACAACGCACCCGCACTCGGCTACGACCCCCGCAAGGCGAAGGAACTCCTGGCAGAGGCCGGCTACAAGGGCCAGGCCCTGAAGTTCTACTACCCCATGAACGTCACCCGGCCGTACCTGCCCACCCCGGAAAAGGTTTATGCGGAGATCAGCCGGCAGCTCACGGCGGTGGGCCTGAACATCCAGCCCGTCCCCGTGGACTGGACGGACGGCTACCTGCAGAAGGTGCAGAACCCCGGCGACCATGCCCTGCACCTGCTCGGCTGGAACGGCTCCTATTCCGACGCCGACAACTTCCTCGCCCCGCTCTTCGGCGAGAAGAACGGCGAGTTCGGCTACCAGGACCCGCAGGTGTTCTCCAAGATCGACCGCGCCCGCGGGCTTCCGGACGGCCAGGAACGCACGCAGCAGTACCAGACCATCAACGCCCAGATCGCGGAGTCCCTGCCCGCCGTCCCCATCGCTTTCCCGATCTCCGCACTGGCCCTGTCCGACCGGGTGATCAGCTATCCTGCTTCGCCGGTATTAAATGAAGTTTTCACGAAGGTCCAGCTGAGGCCTTGA